The following is a genomic window from Amycolatopsis acidiphila.
GTCGGGCCGTACGACGACATCCTCATCCCGCGCTCGTCCACGAAGACCGACTGGGAGGTCGAGCTCGGCGTCGTCATCGGCAAGCGCGCGCGGTACCTGGAGAGCCTGAACGAGGCGCGGGCGTGCGTCGCGGGGTACGTCACCTCGAACGACGTGTCCGAGCGCGCGTTCCAGCTCGGCCGGCCCGGCGGGCAGTGGTCCAAGGGCAAGTCGTGCGAGGCGTTCAACCCCGTCGGGCCGTGGTTCGTGCCGGCGTACGAGATGCCGGACCCGCAGGTTCTCGGGCTGCGGTCGTGGGTGAACGGCGAACCGCGGCAGGACTCGAAGACCGCCGACATGATCTTCACCGTCGACGAGATCATCTGGCACCTCTCCCAGTTCCTGGTGCTCGAACCCGGCGATCTGGTCAACACCGGGACGCCGGAGGGGGTCGCGCTGTCCGGACGGTTCGAGTACCTGCGCGAAGGCGACGTGGTCGAGGTCGAGATCGCCGGGCTCGGGCGGCAGCGGACAGTCTGCGGTCAGGCCTGATGGGCCTCCCGGCCGGTGTGGTCGACGCGCTGAAGCAGATCGTGGGCGTCGACGGTGTCCGGCTCGCGCCTGGCGAGCTGGCCGCGTACGCGCGCGACGCGACGCCGTTGTTCCACGCGGAGCCTGACGTCGTGGTGTTCCCCAGGACCACCGAACAGGTCGCCGCCGTGCTGCGGCTGGCCACCGAGCACGAGGTGCCGGTGGTCCCGCGGGGTGCCGGGTCGAACTTGTGCGCCGCCACGGTTCCGCTGTCCGGGGGCATCGTCCTGGCCCTGACCAGGATGACGCAGATCCTGGAGGTCGACGGCGACGAGTTGCTGGCGCGCGTGCAGCCCGGCGTGACGACCGCGAGGCTTGCCGACGCGGCGGCCGCGCGCGACCTGCTGTACGTGCCGGATCCGGGCAGCCGGACGACGTCGACGGTCGGCGGCAACGTCGCCACCTGTGCGGGCGGCCTGCGCGGGCTGAAGTACGGCGTGACCCGGAACTACGTCCTGGGGCTGGAGGCGGTCCTGCCGACGGGGGAGGTCATCCGGACCGGTGGGCGGCTGTGGAAGGACGTGGCCGGCTACGACCTGACACGCCTGCTCACCGGCTCGGAGGGCACGCTTGCCGTGCTCACCGAGGTCACCGTGGCCCTGCTGCCGAAACCGGCCGAGGTCGGCACCGGCATCGCGTACTTCGACTCGCTCGCCGACGCGTGCCGGGCGGTCGCGGCGATCATCTCGGCCGGGATCGTGCCCGCGACGCTCGAGTTCCTGGACCAGAAGTGCATCGCGGCCGTCGAGGACTACGCGCAGCTCGGCCTGCGTGGTGACGCGGGCGCGCTGCTGTTGTTCGGTGACGACGGGCCGATAGAGGTCGTCGCGGGCAACCTGGTGCGGCTGCGGAAGATCTGCACCGAGGCCGGGGCGCTCGAGGTGACGCTCGCCGAGGACGTCGCACGCTCCGACGCGCTGCTCGCCGCGCGGCGTTGCTCGTTGCCCGCACTGTCACGGCTGGGATCGCTGACGATCCTCGAAGACGTGACGGTGCCGCGCCCGCGGCTGGCCGCGATGGTGGACCAGATCGACGAGATCGCCGCCCGGTTCGGGCTGCTGATCGCGACGTTCGGGCACGCCGGCGACGGGAACCTGCATCCGACCTGCGTGCTCGATCCCGAGGACGACGAGGCCATCGACCGCGCGCACAAGGCGTTCGCGGAGATCTTCGCGGCGGCCATCCGGTTCGAGGGCACGATCACGGGCGAACACGGCGTGGGCGCGGCGAAGCTGCCGTTCCTCGCCGACCGGCTGGGCGCCGACCAGATGCGGTTGCTGCGCCGGATCAAGACCGCGTTCGACCCGGCCGGCATCCTCAACCCGGGGAAGGTCGGCTCGTGATCTTCGACGACGACCTGCTGGAACGCTGTATCTCGTGCGGGTTCTGCCTGCCCGCGTGCCCCACGTACAGCCTGACCGCGGACGAGTCGTCGTCGCCGCGCGGGCGGATCACGTTGATGCGCGCGCTGGAGACCGGACAGCTGGAGCCGGACGATCCGACGCTGGTCGAGCAGTCGTCGTTCTGTCTCGGTTGTCGTGCGTGTGAGCCGGTGTGCCCCGCGGGCGTGCAGTACGGAGACCTGCTGGAGCAGTGGCGGGATCACCAGTGGCAGGGCCGGAACCGGCCGGTG
Proteins encoded in this region:
- a CDS encoding fumarylacetoacetate hydrolase family protein, with the protein product MKFLRVGPPGAERPVLLEDGRHYDLTPLTAEIDGRFLAGDGPRQARVALDAGELPEVDIVGVRIGAPIARPGAVLCIGQNYAAHAAESGDEPPSEPILFHKSPNTVVGPYDDILIPRSSTKTDWEVELGVVIGKRARYLESLNEARACVAGYVTSNDVSERAFQLGRPGGQWSKGKSCEAFNPVGPWFVPAYEMPDPQVLGLRSWVNGEPRQDSKTADMIFTVDEIIWHLSQFLVLEPGDLVNTGTPEGVALSGRFEYLREGDVVEVEIAGLGRQRTVCGQA
- a CDS encoding FAD-binding oxidoreductase, whose translation is MGLPAGVVDALKQIVGVDGVRLAPGELAAYARDATPLFHAEPDVVVFPRTTEQVAAVLRLATEHEVPVVPRGAGSNLCAATVPLSGGIVLALTRMTQILEVDGDELLARVQPGVTTARLADAAAARDLLYVPDPGSRTTSTVGGNVATCAGGLRGLKYGVTRNYVLGLEAVLPTGEVIRTGGRLWKDVAGYDLTRLLTGSEGTLAVLTEVTVALLPKPAEVGTGIAYFDSLADACRAVAAIISAGIVPATLEFLDQKCIAAVEDYAQLGLRGDAGALLLFGDDGPIEVVAGNLVRLRKICTEAGALEVTLAEDVARSDALLAARRCSLPALSRLGSLTILEDVTVPRPRLAAMVDQIDEIAARFGLLIATFGHAGDGNLHPTCVLDPEDDEAIDRAHKAFAEIFAAAIRFEGTITGEHGVGAAKLPFLADRLGADQMRLLRRIKTAFDPAGILNPGKVGS